In the Mycoplasma zalophi genome, one interval contains:
- a CDS encoding glycine--tRNA ligase, translating to MLNKDKNIQEIINHLKVSGFVYQDSEIYGGVINTWDYGPLATNMLNALKNQWIQSFIFEEENNYQIDSKIIMNPMVWKASGHLENFSDFLIENKVNQKRYRADHILKDLFKDLDVEKMTHDEMEQKIKNEVLEYDGVKCDWTEIRPFNLMFKTQAGAIDNTASTTFLRPETAQGIFVNFKNVLRTMRPKLPFGIGQIGKSFRNEITPRDFIFRTREFEQMELEFFCYENQDEHFYNYYIQKCYDFCLKNGLKQDSIRIRAHEKEELSHYSKGTSDIEFLFPFGWGELMGIANRGNYDLSQHIKFSNENLYYLTDEGEKVIPYVIEPSMGLDRLLFAILVDAYEVETLENNESRTVLRTKYKVSPYQVCVMPLVKKLTDESKKIFKNLKSKGIRVSYEESGSIGKRYRRQDAIGTYFSITFDYDSLEDNKVTIRHRDTMQQERISIDDIEKYLESYNDR from the coding sequence ATGTTAAATAAAGATAAAAATATTCAAGAAATAATCAATCATTTAAAGGTGTCAGGATTTGTTTACCAAGATTCTGAAATTTACGGTGGAGTAATTAATACATGAGATTATGGTCCACTTGCTACAAATATGTTAAACGCGTTAAAAAATCAATGAATTCAAAGTTTTATTTTCGAAGAAGAAAACAACTATCAAATTGATTCAAAAATTATTATGAATCCAATGGTTTGAAAAGCTAGCGGACATTTAGAAAATTTTAGTGATTTTTTAATTGAAAATAAAGTTAATCAAAAAAGATATCGTGCAGATCATATTTTAAAAGATCTTTTCAAAGATTTAGATGTTGAAAAAATGACTCATGATGAAATGGAACAAAAAATTAAAAATGAAGTTTTAGAATATGATGGAGTTAAATGCGACTGAACAGAAATTAGACCGTTTAATTTAATGTTCAAAACACAAGCAGGAGCAATAGATAATACTGCAAGTACAACATTTTTAAGGCCAGAAACTGCACAAGGTATTTTTGTTAACTTTAAAAATGTTTTAAGAACTATGAGACCTAAATTACCTTTTGGAATAGGACAAATAGGAAAAAGTTTTCGTAATGAAATAACTCCAAGAGATTTTATTTTTAGAACAAGAGAATTTGAACAAATGGAATTAGAATTTTTCTGTTATGAAAATCAAGATGAACATTTTTATAACTATTACATTCAAAAATGTTATGACTTTTGTTTAAAAAATGGTCTAAAACAAGATTCAATAAGAATTAGAGCTCATGAAAAAGAAGAATTGAGTCACTACTCAAAAGGTACAAGTGATATTGAATTTTTATTCCCATTTGGATGAGGAGAATTAATGGGGATTGCAAATCGTGGTAATTACGATTTAAGCCAACATATTAAATTCTCAAATGAAAATTTATATTATTTAACTGATGAAGGTGAAAAAGTTATTCCTTATGTAATTGAACCTTCAATGGGTCTTGATCGCTTATTATTTGCTATTTTAGTTGATGCTTATGAAGTAGAAACATTAGAAAATAATGAATCAAGAACAGTTTTAAGAACAAAATATAAAGTAAGTCCTTACCAAGTGTGTGTTATGCCGCTTGTTAAAAAACTTACAGATGAAAGTAAAAAAATATTTAAAAATTTAAAATCAAAAGGTATTCGTGTTTCATATGAAGAATCAGGTTCTATTGGAAAACGTTACAGAAGACAAGATGCAATTGGAACATATTTTTCAATTACATTTGACTATGATTCACTAGAAGATAACAAAGTAACAATTAGACATAGAGATACAATGCAACAAGAAAGAATTAGTATAGATGACATTGAAAAATATTTAGAAAGTTACAATGACAGATAA
- the dnaG gene encoding DNA primase produces the protein MTDNNQNIWKSVLNQVNIVDIISEYCNLTKSGKNYKTNCPFHNEKTSSFIVSPEKQIFTCFGCHKTGNAIKFLEYRLNLTPIEALKKIATKINFDISKLNRFSPNTTQEQTELFEATEAANNLFQYEFHKFKNQNNDLQNVILKRKITAEIQNHFKLGFSSNEINSFQYLQDKGFDEAVLSKISISSSNNKDINFFNNRLIFPIYDSKLNCVGFSARTVDGDDVKYLNTSENEIFKKNSLFFNWNNVKESIAINREIYLVEGQFDVVALYRIGINNALAVMGTTLTENHLSLLKKCTINLFFDGDLPGTNATIKNLKIILNNLKKYELNVKIIQNNTKNDPDEIYFLSSDGSTLKETATKKIGYLDYIYNLIFENPNYDQSLEQKQLLLREFNEFWKILSQYDQEILKQKAILQNKLDSDYFKNLQSFSMKNYRNNIFENNTYKNSAYAQHTKKFNRVIVTKDTPRSDFYKLANHVAIQILKNITYWYNMREVIRNSNSKWKKMILNFDDTKINKKSRITTIKQAKTNSDKFTNDLKIFIRLLDPNEIIDENDLQNNLFKFKNFYSNLDENNEENIKINQADDEQLSFDRLIKIIEKTQE, from the coding sequence ATGACAGATAATAATCAAAATATTTGAAAAAGTGTATTAAATCAAGTAAATATAGTTGATATTATCTCTGAATATTGTAATTTAACTAAATCGGGAAAAAATTATAAAACAAATTGCCCGTTTCACAATGAAAAGACTTCTTCATTCATTGTTAGTCCTGAAAAGCAGATATTTACCTGTTTTGGTTGTCATAAAACAGGTAATGCAATTAAGTTTCTAGAATATAGATTAAATCTAACACCTATTGAAGCTTTAAAGAAAATTGCTACTAAAATTAATTTTGATATTTCTAAGTTAAATAGATTTTCCCCTAACACAACACAAGAACAAACAGAACTTTTTGAAGCAACAGAAGCCGCAAACAATTTGTTTCAATATGAATTTCACAAATTCAAAAATCAAAATAATGATTTACAAAATGTCATTTTGAAAAGAAAAATTACCGCTGAAATACAAAATCACTTTAAATTAGGGTTTAGTTCAAATGAGATAAATTCTTTTCAATATTTACAAGACAAAGGTTTTGATGAAGCGGTTTTATCAAAAATTTCTATTTCAAGTTCAAACAATAAAGATATCAATTTTTTTAACAATAGATTAATTTTTCCTATTTACGATTCAAAATTAAATTGTGTTGGTTTTAGCGCAAGAACAGTTGATGGAGATGATGTAAAATATTTAAATACTTCTGAAAACGAAATATTTAAAAAAAATTCATTGTTCTTTAACTGAAATAATGTAAAAGAAAGTATCGCAATTAATAGAGAAATTTATTTAGTTGAAGGACAATTTGATGTTGTTGCACTTTATCGCATTGGCATTAATAATGCTTTGGCAGTCATGGGAACAACATTAACTGAAAACCATTTATCATTATTAAAAAAATGTACAATAAATTTATTTTTTGATGGTGATTTACCTGGAACAAATGCAACAATAAAAAATTTGAAAATAATATTAAACAATTTAAAAAAATACGAATTAAATGTAAAAATAATTCAGAATAACACAAAAAATGACCCAGATGAGATTTATTTTTTATCATCAGATGGTTCAACATTGAAAGAAACAGCAACAAAAAAGATTGGTTATTTAGATTATATTTACAATTTGATTTTTGAAAACCCCAATTATGATCAATCATTAGAACAAAAACAATTGTTGCTAAGAGAATTTAATGAATTTTGAAAAATTTTAAGTCAGTATGATCAAGAAATTTTAAAACAAAAAGCTATTTTACAAAATAAATTAGACAGTGATTATTTTAAAAATCTTCAATCATTTTCAATGAAAAATTACCGAAATAATATATTTGAAAATAATACATATAAAAACAGCGCATATGCTCAACATACAAAAAAATTTAATCGTGTTATAGTAACAAAAGATACACCACGATCAGATTTTTACAAACTAGCAAATCATGTTGCGATCCAAATATTAAAAAACATTACTTATTGATACAATATGCGTGAAGTTATTCGAAATTCAAATAGCAAATGAAAGAAAATGATTTTAAATTTCGATGATACTAAAATAAATAAAAAATCACGAATAACAACAATAAAGCAAGCCAAAACTAATTCAGATAAATTTACTAATGATTTAAAAATTTTTATTAGATTATTAGATCCCAATGAAATAATAGACGAAAACGATTTACAAAACAATTTGTTTAAATTTAAAAATTTTTATAGTAATTTAGATGAAAATAACGAGGAAAATATAAAAATTAACCAAGCTGATGATGAACAATTATCATTTGACAGACTTATAAAAATAATAGAAAAAACACAAGAATAA
- a CDS encoding RNA polymerase sigma factor has protein sequence MSTIKEDEQKSVKDLIKAFKKLLAQKQKTDKTKKTLTHEDIYKFLDDNKLFLDADESVEIFDLLIQENLLEDNLLEDDEEEITESDLEDAFRKDPIKNKLELENSDDLDDEEPSEFEDSEDLEDDSELNIDEFHDDSTVKKDDDDDSLDADFYDDTEKYVEFEEPGDDYDEDDEDVVNLLKDYDEDDDYYDKDSIEDDSLSNNLSETNDIVKWYMRWIGKYGKLLTPKEEKDLAIKMEKALEEGNDRKYKKARSTLINRNLRLVINNAKRYKNRGLSFIDLISEGNAGILKAVDKYDYHKGFKFSTYATWWIRQAITRAVADQARTIRVPVHMVETINKIIKIERELQQENGNTPTDEEIAMRYGGDMDAEKVRYIRKINIDPISLDKSIGKEENSNFSDFVKDESVINPVDFSSQEELSVIIDDMLENYLDEEDRVLIRKRFGVGKDENGIPYRAYTLDELAREKGISKERVRQIETKILRKLKHPQKRKKLKDFFTS, from the coding sequence ATGAGCACAATAAAAGAAGATGAACAAAAATCAGTTAAAGATTTAATAAAAGCATTTAAAAAATTATTAGCACAAAAACAAAAAACTGATAAAACTAAAAAAACCTTAACACATGAAGATATCTATAAATTTTTAGATGATAATAAATTATTTTTAGATGCTGATGAGAGTGTGGAGATTTTTGATCTTTTAATTCAAGAAAACTTATTAGAAGATAATCTTTTAGAAGACGATGAAGAAGAAATTACAGAAAGCGATTTAGAAGATGCATTCCGTAAAGATCCTATAAAAAATAAATTAGAACTAGAAAATAGTGATGATTTAGATGATGAAGAACCTTCTGAATTTGAAGATTCCGAAGACTTAGAGGATGATTCAGAACTTAATATTGATGAATTTCATGATGATTCAACAGTAAAAAAAGATGATGACGATGATTCATTAGACGCAGATTTTTATGATGATACTGAAAAATATGTTGAATTTGAAGAACCAGGCGATGATTATGACGAAGATGATGAAGATGTTGTTAACCTACTAAAAGATTATGACGAAGATGATGATTATTATGATAAAGACTCAATTGAAGATGATTCACTTTCTAATAATCTTTCTGAAACAAATGATATTGTTAAATGATACATGCGCTGAATTGGTAAATATGGAAAATTACTAACACCAAAAGAAGAAAAAGATTTAGCTATCAAAATGGAAAAAGCTCTTGAAGAAGGAAATGATAGAAAATATAAAAAAGCGCGTAGCACTTTAATTAACCGTAATTTGCGTTTAGTAATTAATAACGCTAAACGTTATAAAAATAGAGGATTAAGTTTTATTGACTTAATTAGTGAAGGTAATGCGGGAATTTTAAAAGCGGTTGATAAATATGATTATCATAAAGGATTTAAATTTTCAACATATGCTACATGATGAATTCGTCAAGCTATTACTCGTGCGGTAGCAGATCAAGCAAGAACAATAAGAGTTCCAGTACACATGGTGGAAACAATTAACAAAATCATTAAAATTGAACGTGAATTACAACAAGAAAATGGAAACACACCAACAGACGAAGAAATTGCTATGCGTTATGGTGGTGATATGGATGCTGAAAAAGTAAGATATATAAGAAAAATAAATATCGACCCCATTTCTTTAGATAAATCAATAGGAAAAGAAGAAAATTCAAATTTCAGTGATTTTGTAAAAGATGAAAGTGTAATTAATCCAGTTGATTTTTCTTCACAAGAAGAACTATCTGTAATTATTGATGATATGCTTGAAAATTATTTAGATGAAGAAGATAGAGTCCTAATAAGAAAACGTTTTGGTGTTGGAAAAGATGAAAACGGTATACCATATAGAGCATATACTTTAGATGAGCTTGCTCGTGAAAAAGGAATTTCAAAAGAAAGAGTAAGACAAATTGAAACAAAAATTTTAAGAAAACTAAAACATCCTCAAAAACGTAAAAAACTAAAAGATTTCTTTACAAGTTAA
- a CDS encoding Nif3-like dinuclear metal center hexameric protein, with protein sequence MRTKHLIDNLSKDINLNLKEPWDPIGFSIPLAGKKNLKNVLVCHDVTSKVIQEAIKNDCNLIISHHPFIFYEKAKDFEIYPYKKNLYKTLKAHKINTYSFHTAFDKSDFLTVKGILKLLNLDDNSFRQVNSEFALKINWDKTPLELIKLLKNRASVKNIQTNIKQKVLETKINSFMLFPGSGFVGDINKFKDETDLIITSDAKWSDFINYDEMNINIINVSHNLEKGFIYIMVDLLKKYLDPSQIFSIFEEDKFYNI encoded by the coding sequence ATGAGAACAAAACACTTAATCGATAATTTATCAAAAGATATTAATTTAAATCTCAAAGAACCTTGAGATCCTATTGGATTTTCTATCCCGCTAGCGGGAAAAAAGAATTTAAAAAATGTTTTAGTTTGCCATGATGTAACTTCAAAAGTTATTCAAGAAGCAATTAAAAATGATTGTAACTTAATAATTTCTCACCATCCATTCATTTTTTATGAAAAAGCAAAAGATTTTGAAATATATCCTTATAAAAAAAATCTATATAAAACATTAAAAGCACATAAAATTAATACTTATAGTTTTCATACTGCTTTTGATAAAAGTGATTTTTTAACAGTGAAAGGAATATTAAAACTTCTTAATTTAGATGATAACAGTTTTAGGCAAGTAAATAGTGAATTTGCATTGAAAATAAACTGAGATAAAACACCCTTAGAACTTATAAAATTATTAAAAAATAGAGCTAGTGTAAAAAACATACAAACAAATATTAAACAAAAAGTTCTAGAAACAAAAATAAACAGTTTTATGCTATTTCCAGGTTCTGGTTTTGTGGGAGATATAAATAAATTTAAAGATGAAACAGATTTAATAATCACAAGTGATGCAAAATGAAGTGATTTTATAAATTATGATGAAATGAATATAAATATTATTAATGTTTCTCACAATTTAGAAAAAGGGTTTATTTATATAATGGTTGATTTACTAAAAAAATATCTTGATCCAAGTCAAATTTTTAGTATTTTTGAAGAAGACAAATTTTATAATATTTAA
- a CDS encoding deoxyribonuclease IV translates to MIKLGSHISFKSPNYLVSAVEESIKNNANCMMIYLGAPQTSKRVAKELYNLSEYTKKYHDVIKSEDIVVHAPYIVNPSNPEKSLFAINFLIEEINRMNYIGAKYLVLHPGAYTKFSLQESLETLINSLKQIISLTKDVVICLETMSGKGTEVFTNFKDMKYVLETLNSDRVQMCLDTCHIWDAGYDIKKYDDFKQQLRDFDLLKYIKVIHLNDSLNDLNSHKDRHANIDQGYIGLKTLQKFVFDNDFDNVPIILETPIPEQGSIYDIEIAMLLKQ, encoded by the coding sequence ATGATTAAATTAGGAAGTCATATTTCATTTAAATCACCTAATTATTTAGTTTCTGCAGTTGAAGAATCTATAAAAAACAATGCAAATTGCATGATGATTTATTTAGGTGCACCGCAAACATCAAAAAGAGTTGCAAAAGAATTATATAATTTGTCTGAATATACTAAAAAATATCATGATGTAATAAAATCTGAAGATATCGTAGTTCACGCTCCATACATAGTAAATCCATCAAATCCTGAAAAATCTTTATTTGCTATTAATTTTTTAATTGAAGAAATTAACAGAATGAACTATATCGGAGCAAAATACTTAGTTTTACACCCAGGAGCATACACAAAATTTTCTTTACAAGAAAGTTTAGAAACTTTAATAAATTCTTTAAAACAAATAATTTCTTTAACAAAAGATGTTGTAATTTGTCTTGAAACAATGAGTGGAAAAGGTACTGAAGTTTTTACTAATTTTAAAGATATGAAGTATGTTTTAGAAACTTTAAATAGCGATAGAGTACAAATGTGTCTTGATACATGTCACATTTGAGATGCGGGTTATGACATAAAAAAATACGATGATTTTAAACAACAATTAAGAGATTTTGATTTATTAAAGTACATAAAAGTTATTCATTTAAATGACTCATTAAATGATTTAAATTCACACAAAGACAGACATGCAAATATTGATCAAGGTTATATAGGATTAAAAACATTACAAAAATTTGTATTTGATAATGATTTTGATAATGTTCCCATTATTTTAGAAACACCTATCCCTGAACAAGGTTCAATTTATGATATTGAAATTGCTATGTTATTAAAACAATAA
- the rpmG gene encoding 50S ribosomal protein L33 — translation MPREGLILRCEQCKMENYITKKNKKLHPEKMETKKYCHKCNDHTNHKEKK, via the coding sequence ATGCCAAGAGAAGGATTAATTTTAAGATGTGAACAATGTAAAATGGAAAATTACATTACAAAGAAAAATAAAAAATTACACCCTGAAAAAATGGAAACTAAAAAATATTGCCATAAATGTAATGACCATACAAATCACAAAGAAAAAAAATAA
- a CDS encoding aminopeptidase P family protein, translating to MLKQELLKSFDEYNVDVIISEAPETRLWMAEVSTTDGYLVIEKETAYIFVDGRYIEYVTKNAKNVEVKLLKANSLSEFLKEKNYKKVGIEKDYLKVETLENFKKILPEAEFISVLGQQFRIKKDLREASIIEEACKISLDAFNEVKKYLKVGMTEKEVSHKLGYLMRLFGAEKESFDSIVAFGTNAAEPHHHPTNTQLADGDIVKIDFGAQYLGWASDITRTFFFGTPKDKKLVDILEIVKEAQRLGREAVKPGITTTEIDKICRDYIVEKGYGEYFTHSTGHGVGINVHELPYVNSVKSTVLEPGMVITVEPGIYIPGLGGARIEDTVLVTETGAKVLSRPEENN from the coding sequence ATGTTAAAACAAGAATTATTAAAGTCTTTTGATGAATATAATGTTGATGTAATTATTTCAGAAGCCCCAGAAACAAGATTATGAATGGCTGAAGTTTCAACAACTGATGGATATTTAGTAATTGAAAAAGAAACAGCTTATATATTTGTTGATGGAAGATACATTGAATACGTAACAAAAAATGCTAAAAATGTTGAAGTTAAATTATTAAAAGCTAACTCACTTAGTGAATTTTTAAAAGAAAAAAATTACAAAAAAGTAGGAATAGAAAAAGATTATTTAAAAGTTGAAACTTTAGAAAATTTTAAAAAAATATTACCAGAAGCAGAATTTATTTCTGTTCTAGGTCAACAATTTCGTATTAAAAAAGATTTACGTGAAGCTTCAATTATTGAAGAAGCATGTAAAATTTCTTTAGATGCATTTAATGAAGTTAAAAAATACTTAAAAGTTGGTATGACTGAAAAAGAAGTTAGTCATAAATTAGGGTATTTAATGAGACTTTTTGGTGCAGAAAAAGAATCTTTTGATTCAATTGTAGCTTTTGGAACTAATGCAGCTGAACCTCATCACCACCCCACAAATACTCAATTAGCCGATGGAGATATTGTAAAAATTGACTTTGGTGCTCAGTATTTGGGATGAGCAAGTGATATTACTAGAACATTTTTCTTTGGAACACCAAAAGATAAAAAATTAGTAGATATTTTAGAAATTGTAAAAGAAGCCCAACGTTTAGGACGTGAAGCTGTTAAACCAGGAATCACAACTACAGAAATTGATAAAATTTGTCGCGACTACATCGTTGAAAAAGGATATGGTGAATATTTCACTCACTCAACTGGGCATGGAGTGGGGATTAATGTTCATGAATTACCATATGTAAATTCTGTAAAATCAACAGTTTTAGAACCAGGTATGGTAATAACTGTTGAACCTGGAATCTATATCCCTGGTTTAGGTGGAGCAAGAATTGAAGATACAGTTTTAGTAACTGAAACTGGAGCTAAAGTTTTAAGTCGCCCTGAAGAAAATAATTAA
- the obgE gene encoding GTPase ObgE: MKFIDEVKITVKAGNGGNGLISFRREAHVDRGGPDGGDGGKGGDIYFVGDSGINTLLNFHYKNKITAQDGENGKRKNAYGANGQDTYIKVPLGTLVYNYDNLIADIIDSKPYLIAKGGRGGRGNVKFKTSRNTAPRLSENGELGENLDIKLSLKVLADVGLIGKPSAGKSTLLSQISNAKPKIAEYEFTTLVPQLGLVKYYDDSFVITDLPGLINGASEGKGLGIQFLKHIERCKILCHVIDFGSEEKNPIQDFEDINNELIKYNIKLENRPQVIIANKSDLKAFNDHKQLFKEKYPNIKLIDHSLETSENTINSIKKEIYETLKEAENILINEVSKNEVTITLEEDDFEIIRVSFDTYEIKGKKIKELYNRIPLISYDNLMRFNNKLKHLGVWEELLKKGIVAGDTVRIENYEFTWDNEN, encoded by the coding sequence ATGAAATTTATAGACGAAGTAAAAATAACAGTAAAAGCAGGAAATGGTGGCAATGGCCTTATTAGTTTTAGGCGTGAAGCACATGTTGACCGTGGTGGACCAGATGGTGGAGATGGCGGAAAAGGTGGTGACATTTATTTTGTTGGAGATAGCGGAATAAATACACTTTTAAATTTTCATTACAAAAATAAAATTACAGCACAAGATGGCGAAAACGGTAAAAGAAAAAATGCTTACGGTGCAAATGGTCAAGATACTTACATAAAAGTTCCCTTAGGAACGTTAGTATATAACTATGATAATTTAATCGCCGATATAATTGATTCAAAACCATATTTAATTGCTAAAGGTGGTAGAGGTGGTAGAGGGAATGTTAAATTCAAAACTTCTCGTAATACCGCACCTAGATTATCTGAAAATGGTGAATTGGGTGAAAATCTAGATATTAAATTAAGTTTAAAAGTTTTAGCAGATGTAGGTTTAATTGGAAAACCGAGTGCAGGTAAAAGCACACTATTATCACAAATTTCAAATGCTAAACCTAAAATTGCTGAATATGAATTTACAACACTAGTTCCACAATTAGGTCTTGTTAAATATTATGATGATAGTTTTGTAATAACTGACTTACCGGGTTTAATTAATGGAGCAAGTGAAGGAAAAGGATTGGGGATTCAATTTTTAAAACACATTGAAAGATGTAAAATATTATGTCACGTGATTGATTTTGGTTCTGAAGAAAAAAATCCTATTCAAGACTTCGAAGATATTAATAATGAATTAATTAAATATAATATAAAACTTGAAAACAGACCTCAAGTAATAATTGCTAATAAATCTGATTTAAAAGCATTTAATGACCATAAACAATTATTTAAAGAAAAATATCCTAATATAAAATTAATTGATCATAGTTTAGAAACTTCAGAAAATACAATAAATTCAATTAAAAAAGAAATTTATGAAACTTTAAAAGAAGCTGAAAATATTTTAATAAATGAAGTAAGCAAAAATGAAGTTACAATTACACTAGAGGAAGATGACTTTGAAATTATTAGGGTTTCTTTTGATACTTATGAAATAAAAGGTAAAAAGATTAAAGAATTATATAATCGTATTCCTTTAATAAGTTATGATAACTTAATGCGTTTTAATAATAAATTAAAACACTTAGGAGTATGAGAAGAATTGTTAAAAAAAGGAATTGTAGCGGGTGATACAGTTCGTATAGAAAACTATGAATTTACATGAGATAACGAAAATTAA
- a CDS encoding MHO_1580 family protein produces MINYTYNLNQQEIIKNYRENLYLKTETKILDDSLNPNNLLKLKIKRHIHNDTSVLEINYKHTTNQKLVIGIFINNKPLPISRVFNNEINFSLITGINKIPKFDFEEINHVAITVYKINNNKMNEYLHSHIEIRHSDIIKTFNINNFHQAFDIPLELEFELYSGNYERVNDEKIIKNIKYARLILINEKPNPYKHLKNIYYLAANIVDKNNNISKIPVANLSNIKAKVMALPDINDAVDCNFNLEATATKFQGYDIIGKLTLNTHTYFDFNLNKTVQGFSLYSKDGYIMPYNFKGMFSPILIISINNKYKNIVLSKIHSIKHPLLNQQDGNIKLQILEDTNIKNRLNWMTFDNIAILNIIENQYSLDQLIALSRESLNKIEEDNEII; encoded by the coding sequence ATGATTAATTACACATATAATTTAAATCAGCAAGAAATCATTAAAAATTATCGTGAAAATCTTTATTTAAAAACTGAAACAAAAATTTTAGATGATTCTTTAAATCCCAATAATTTATTGAAATTAAAAATAAAAAGACATATTCATAATGACACTTCTGTTTTAGAAATAAATTACAAACACACAACAAACCAAAAATTGGTTATTGGCATATTTATAAACAATAAACCTTTACCTATTTCTCGTGTGTTTAATAATGAAATTAATTTTTCACTAATAACAGGAATAAATAAAATTCCAAAATTTGATTTTGAAGAAATTAACCACGTAGCAATTACTGTATATAAGATAAATAATAATAAAATGAATGAATATTTACATAGTCATATTGAAATTAGACATAGTGATATAATAAAAACATTTAATATAAATAATTTTCATCAGGCTTTTGATATTCCTTTGGAATTAGAATTTGAATTATATAGCGGAAATTATGAACGTGTAAATGATGAAAAAATTATAAAAAACATTAAGTATGCAAGATTAATTTTAATAAATGAAAAACCCAATCCCTATAAACATTTAAAAAATATTTATTATCTTGCTGCTAATATAGTTGATAAAAATAATAATATATCAAAAATTCCAGTAGCAAATTTATCGAATATAAAAGCAAAAGTAATGGCTCTTCCAGACATAAATGATGCAGTCGATTGCAATTTTAACTTAGAAGCAACTGCTACTAAATTTCAAGGCTATGATATTATTGGAAAGTTGACATTAAATACTCACACTTATTTCGATTTTAATTTAAATAAAACAGTTCAAGGATTTAGCTTATATTCTAAAGATGGTTATATTATGCCTTACAATTTTAAGGGTATGTTTAGCCCTATATTAATAATTTCAATAAATAATAAGTATAAAAACATAGTTTTATCTAAAATACATAGTATAAAACATCCTCTTTTAAATCAACAAGATGGCAATATTAAATTACAAATCTTAGAGGATACCAATATAAAAAATAGGTTAAATTGAATGACGTTCGATAATATTGCAATTTTAAACATTATTGAAAATCAATATAGTTTAGATCAATTAATTGCACTTTCACGAGAATCTCTTAATAAAATTGAAGAAGATAACGAAATCATATAA
- a CDS encoding MHO_1590 family protein encodes MRKNIQISNITHINNSTNTTNEEENTNSINNTKNKQEINLTSENIFPSVNFTDYYSKIKIINSEPIIDQDMVAYIIQDIIKKVAVNYGKIDVGYFQPKKNQLQLKFAWKSENQIIYKNYFFNLYDENLKK; translated from the coding sequence ATGAGAAAAAACATACAAATTTCTAATATAACACATATTAATAATTCCACAAACACAACAAATGAAGAAGAAAACACAAATTCAATAAATAACACAAAAAACAAACAAGAAATAAATCTCACATCCGAAAATATTTTTCCTTCAGTAAATTTTACTGATTATTATTCTAAAATAAAAATTATTAATTCTGAGCCTATCATTGACCAGGATATGGTGGCATATATTATTCAGGATATTATAAAAAAAGTGGCTGTAAATTATGGAAAAATTGATGTTGGTTATTTTCAACCTAAAAAAAATCAACTTCAATTAAAATTCGCATGAAAATCAGAAAATCAAATTATTTATAAAAATTATTTTTTTAATTTATATGATGAAAACTTAAAAAAATAA